Proteins encoded together in one Nostoc sp. PCC 7524 window:
- a CDS encoding glycoside hydrolase family 10 protein, whose protein sequence is MEIRGVWLTTTDSKVLRSQQRIAEAMDFLAATGFNVVFPVVWNQAVTLYPSQTMQQTFGVEIDPMSVGRDPLAEVVTQARRVGLKVIPWFEYGFASSYNLNGGLLLHRKPEWAARDCQGNLLKKNGFEWLNALDSEVQEFLLNLVLEVVNNYDVDGIQGDDRFPALPCEGGYDAKTIARYRQEFHRHPPLNPKDRQWLKWRADILTEFWARLYQQVKAVNPNLLVSVAPNIHDWAFQEYLQDSPTWLNRGLVDMIHPQIYRRDFPSYRAIADKLVREQFTNATLPKLAPGILMKLGSYCITSEYLLQVIEYNRQLGIQGEIFFFYEGLRANNNALAKALQNHSYAKSASFPTLTDLNTASSLNRRQQQNQGWRSFWQNFFN, encoded by the coding sequence ATGGAAATACGAGGTGTCTGGTTAACCACTACCGATAGTAAAGTTCTCAGATCACAGCAGCGCATTGCTGAAGCGATGGACTTTCTAGCTGCCACGGGGTTTAATGTAGTGTTTCCTGTGGTGTGGAATCAGGCTGTGACGCTGTACCCTAGTCAGACGATGCAACAAACTTTTGGGGTAGAAATTGATCCTATGTCTGTGGGGCGTGATCCTTTGGCGGAGGTAGTCACACAAGCGCGGCGAGTTGGGTTAAAAGTCATTCCTTGGTTTGAGTATGGCTTTGCTAGTTCTTATAATTTGAACGGTGGTTTACTTTTACACAGAAAACCAGAATGGGCTGCCCGTGACTGCCAAGGCAATCTGCTCAAGAAAAATGGCTTTGAGTGGCTGAATGCTCTTGATTCTGAAGTACAGGAATTCTTGTTGAACTTAGTGCTGGAAGTGGTGAATAATTATGATGTGGATGGCATTCAAGGAGACGATCGCTTTCCAGCGTTACCCTGTGAAGGTGGGTATGATGCCAAGACTATCGCTCGCTATCGCCAAGAATTTCATCGCCACCCACCACTAAACCCGAAAGATAGACAATGGCTAAAGTGGCGGGCAGATATTTTGACAGAGTTTTGGGCGCGACTGTATCAGCAAGTCAAAGCCGTTAACCCTAACTTACTCGTGTCGGTAGCACCTAACATTCATGATTGGGCGTTTCAGGAATACTTGCAAGATTCCCCTACATGGCTCAACCGGGGACTGGTGGATATGATTCACCCGCAAATTTATCGGCGTGATTTTCCCAGTTATCGAGCGATCGCAGATAAACTGGTGAGAGAACAGTTTACAAATGCCACTTTACCAAAGTTAGCACCAGGAATTTTGATGAAACTGGGGTCTTATTGTATTACCTCAGAATATTTGTTGCAGGTAATTGAGTATAATCGCCAACTTGGTATTCAAGGCGAAATTTTCTTTTTTTATGAAGGCTTGCGAGCAAACAACAATGCTTTAGCGAAAGCTTTACAAAATCATTCCTATGCTAAATCCGCCTCATTTCCCACTTTAACTGACTTGAATACAGCCAGTAGTCTCAACCGAAGACAACAGCAAAATCAGGGTTGGCGCAGTTTTTGGCAGAATTTTTTTAATTAG
- a CDS encoding DUF2358 domain-containing protein has translation MESQLPIEQIIKTLQQDLPTLFEKDISYDIYTKDIYFQDPVNKFKYKFNYRIIFWTLRFHARLFFTEIYFDLHEVYQSAADIITAKWTVRGVLRVPWQAQIFFNGYSTYKLNQNNLIYEHIDTWDRQPGEILRQFWQKGEGNSH, from the coding sequence GTGGAATCTCAACTGCCAATAGAACAGATAATCAAAACTCTACAACAGGATTTACCCACACTGTTTGAGAAAGATATATCTTATGATATCTACACCAAAGATATCTATTTTCAAGACCCAGTAAATAAATTCAAATATAAATTTAACTACCGGATTATTTTTTGGACTTTACGATTTCACGCGCGGCTATTTTTCACAGAAATCTACTTTGATTTACATGAAGTCTATCAATCAGCCGCAGATATAATTACAGCCAAGTGGACAGTGCGCGGTGTTTTGCGTGTCCCTTGGCAAGCACAGATTTTTTTCAATGGTTATTCAACTTATAAACTCAATCAAAATAATTTGATTTACGAGCATATTGACACATGGGATCGCCAACCCGGTGAAATTCTCCGTCAGTTTTGGCAAAAAGGAGAAGGAAATAGTCATTAG